One Lagopus muta isolate bLagMut1 chromosome 10, bLagMut1 primary, whole genome shotgun sequence DNA segment encodes these proteins:
- the DNAJA4 gene encoding dnaJ homolog subfamily A member 4 isoform X1, translating to MVKETEYYDILQVKPTASSEEIKRAYRKLALKYHPDKNPSEGERFKLISQAYEVLSDPKKRDLYDQGGEQAIKEGGLSGGSFSSPMDIFDMFFGGGGRMNRERRGKNVVHQLGVSLEDLYNGATRKLALQKNVICGKCEGYGGKRGAIEKCPVCKGRGMQVLVQQIGPGMVQQIQTVCPECKGQGERINPKDRCDNCNGCKVVREKKIIEVHVDKGMKDGQKIVFHGEGDQEPDLEPGDVIIVLDQKDHGVFQRRGHDLVTKMRIQLSEALCGFKKTIETLDNRVLVISSRPGEVIKHGDLKCIYNEGMPIYKSPMDRGSLIIQFLVQFPEQHWLPREKLNMLEALLPPREDVMITDEMDQVDLEDFDPSEQTYRNSGGEAYEEDEDGPRTGVQCQTS from the exons ATGGTGAAGGAGACGGAGTACTACGACATCCTGCAGGTGAAGCCCACCGCCTCCTCCGAGGAGATCAAGCGTGCCTACCGCAAGCTGGCGCTGAAGTACCACCCCGACAAGAACCCCAGCGAGGGCGAGCGG tttaaaCTCATATCGCAGGCATATGAAGTTCTGTCGGACCCAAAGAAAAGGGACCTCTATGACCAGGGTGGGGAGCAGGCTATTAAAGAAGGAGGCCTGAGTGGCGGCAGCTTCTCTTCACCCATGGACATCTTTGACATGTTCTTTGGTGGTGGAGGCCGAATGAATAGAGAGAGAAGAG GCAAGAATGTTGTGCACCAGCTAGGTGTATCTCTTGAAGACTTATATAATGGTGCTACAAGGAAACTGGCACtgcaaaaaaatgttatttgtggGAAATGCGAAG GTTATGGTGGAAAGAGAGGTGCAATAGAGAAGTGTCCTGTGTGTAAAGGAAGAGGAATGCAAGTTCTTGTTCAGCAGATAGGGCCTGGCATGGTACAACAAATCCAAACTGTGTGTCCAGAATGCAAAGGCCAAGGTGAAAGAATAAATCCAAAGGACAGGTGTGACAACTGCAATGGATGTAAGGttgtaagagagaaaaagatcaTAGAAGTTCATGTTGACAAAG gTATGAAAGATGGTCAAAAGATAGTGTTTCATGGAGAAGGTGATCAAGAGCCTGATCTGGAGCCTGGTGATGTCATAATTGTGCTTGATCAAAAGGATCATGGTGTTTTTCAGAGACGAGGCCATGACTTAGTTACAAAAATGAGAATTCAACTCTCAGAGGCTTTATGTGGTTTCAAAAAGACTATTGAAACTCTTGATAACAGAGTCCTTGTCATATCATCTAGACCAG GTGAAGTGATAAAACATGGTGACCTGAAGTGTATCTACAATGAAGGGATGCCTATCTACAAATCTCCGATGGACAGAGGCAGCTTAATTATACAGTTTCTG GTCCAGtttccagagcagcactggcttCCAAGGGAGAAACTGAATATGCTGGAGGCTCTACTTCCTCCAAGAGAAGATGTCATGATTACAGATGAGATGGATCAAGTAGATCTTGAAGATTTTGACCCAAGCGAGCAAACCTACCGTAACAGTGGAGGAGAAGCATATGAAGAAGATGAGGATGGCCCAAGAACAGGTGTACAGTGTCAGACATCTTAA
- the SKIC8 gene encoding WD repeat-containing protein 61 translates to MTTQYGILFKQEQAHDDAIWSVAWGKNKKDGSETVISGSLDDLVKVWKWNDEKLDLQWTLEGHQLGVVSVDISHTGSIAASSSLDAHIRLWDLETGKQIKSIDAGPVDAWSLAFSPDSQFLATGSHVGKVNIFGVETGKKEYSLDTRGKFILSIAYSPDGKYLASGAIDGIINIFDIATGKLLHTLEGHAMPIRSLTFSPDSQLLVTASDDGYIKIYDVQHANLAGTLSGHGSWVLNVAFCPDDTHFVSSSSDKSVKVWDAGTRTCVHTFFDHQDQVWGVKYNGSGSKIVSVGDDQEIHIYDCPV, encoded by the exons ATGACCACACAG tatgGTATTCTCTTCAAGCAAGAACAAG CTCATGATGATGCCATCTGGTCAGTTGCCtggggaaagaataaaaaagatggTTCTGAAACTGTGATCTCTGGTTCTTTGGATGATCTCGTGAAGGTCTGGAAGTG GAATGATGAAAAATTGGATCTACAATGGACGTTGGAGGGTCACCAGCTAGGTGTGGTGTCTGTGGATATCAGCCACACGGGTTCCATCGCAGCATCCAGCTCCCTAGACGCCCACATTCGCCTTTGGGATTTAGAAACTGGCAAACAGATCAAGTCAATAGATGCTGGCCCTG ttgaTGCTTGGTCCCTGGCTTTTTCACCTGATTCCCAGTTCCTTGCAACAGGAAGTCATGTgggaaaagtaaatattttcggtgttgaaactggaaaaaaagaatattctctGGACACTAGAGGAAAGTTCATCCTTAGCATTGCATAT AGCCCAGATGGAAAATACTTAGCCAGTGGAGCAATAGATGGCATTATCAATATTTTTGATATTGCAACTGGAAAACTTTTGCACACGCTAGAAG GTCATGCGATGCCTATTCGTTCCCTGACATTTTCTCCAGACTCTCAGTTACTTGTAACGGCTTCAGATGACGGCTACATCAAAATCTACGATGT ACAGCATGCCAACTTGGCTGGCACACTGAGCGGTCATGGATCCTGGGTATTAAATGTAGCATTTTGTCCTGATGATACCCACTTTGTTTCCAG TTCATCTGATAAAAGTGTGAAAGTTTGGGATGCTGGAACAAGAACCTGCGTTCATACTTTCTTTGACCACCAAGACCAG GTTTGGGGTGTGAAATATAATGGAAGTGGGTCCAAAATTGTGTCTGTTGGAGACGACCAAGAAATCCATATTTATGACTGTCCTGTTTAA
- the DNAJA4 gene encoding dnaJ homolog subfamily A member 4 isoform X2, with protein sequence MQVLVQQIGPGMVQQIQTVCPECKGQGERINPKDRCDNCNGCKVVREKKIIEVHVDKGMKDGQKIVFHGEGDQEPDLEPGDVIIVLDQKDHGVFQRRGHDLVTKMRIQLSEALCGFKKTIETLDNRVLVISSRPGEVIKHGDLKCIYNEGMPIYKSPMDRGSLIIQFLVQFPEQHWLPREKLNMLEALLPPREDVMITDEMDQVDLEDFDPSEQTYRNSGGEAYEEDEDGPRTGVQCQTS encoded by the exons ATGCAAGTTCTTGTTCAGCAGATAGGGCCTGGCATGGTACAACAAATCCAAACTGTGTGTCCAGAATGCAAAGGCCAAGGTGAAAGAATAAATCCAAAGGACAGGTGTGACAACTGCAATGGATGTAAGGttgtaagagagaaaaagatcaTAGAAGTTCATGTTGACAAAG gTATGAAAGATGGTCAAAAGATAGTGTTTCATGGAGAAGGTGATCAAGAGCCTGATCTGGAGCCTGGTGATGTCATAATTGTGCTTGATCAAAAGGATCATGGTGTTTTTCAGAGACGAGGCCATGACTTAGTTACAAAAATGAGAATTCAACTCTCAGAGGCTTTATGTGGTTTCAAAAAGACTATTGAAACTCTTGATAACAGAGTCCTTGTCATATCATCTAGACCAG GTGAAGTGATAAAACATGGTGACCTGAAGTGTATCTACAATGAAGGGATGCCTATCTACAAATCTCCGATGGACAGAGGCAGCTTAATTATACAGTTTCTG GTCCAGtttccagagcagcactggcttCCAAGGGAGAAACTGAATATGCTGGAGGCTCTACTTCCTCCAAGAGAAGATGTCATGATTACAGATGAGATGGATCAAGTAGATCTTGAAGATTTTGACCCAAGCGAGCAAACCTACCGTAACAGTGGAGGAGAAGCATATGAAGAAGATGAGGATGGCCCAAGAACAGGTGTACAGTGTCAGACATCTTAA